From one Synechocystis sp. PCC 6803 substr. PCC-P genomic stretch:
- a CDS encoding SpoIID/LytB domain-containing protein, which yields MEFTTKTGGSLPTNLRVLLPWLQLIGKSSFFGLIISLAWTLSAQAMELRVAISKGVSNVGVGSSTPALVKNAGGATIGRLDSLVPANATASGRNINLAGMQASQITIEPSGDGRIWIGDRWYRGKVRLIRQGNGVSAVNLVDIEEYLYSVVGSEAIPSWPLEALKAQAVAARTYAIYQTSKDSNRYYDLDTTTATQVYKGMNNEYVSTVEAVEATAGQVMTYNGKVILAAFHAASGGHTENVEDVWMSPLPYLRGVVDYDQSSPVFSWNQTFSNRDLSRHIGGIGTVTGLTPLKVTPRGRIASIQVNGTGGRKTLTGNAIRQALKLRSTLFTVSRNGDNFTITGRGSGHGIGLSQWGAYGLAQKGTPYQQILSHYYQSASLTQLNR from the coding sequence ATGGAATTTACGACCAAAACAGGGGGTTCCCTGCCGACAAACTTACGGGTTCTCCTCCCCTGGTTACAACTAATTGGTAAATCTAGTTTTTTCGGTTTAATTATTTCCCTGGCTTGGACTTTATCCGCCCAGGCGATGGAATTACGGGTTGCCATCAGTAAGGGTGTTAGTAATGTCGGAGTGGGCAGTTCCACCCCAGCCTTGGTGAAAAATGCCGGGGGAGCCACCATTGGCCGCTTAGATTCCCTTGTCCCCGCCAACGCCACTGCCTCCGGTCGCAACATTAACCTGGCTGGTATGCAGGCTTCCCAAATCACCATTGAACCTAGTGGAGACGGCCGCATTTGGATCGGCGATCGTTGGTATCGGGGCAAGGTGCGTCTAATCCGCCAAGGCAATGGGGTCAGCGCGGTTAATCTAGTGGATATTGAAGAGTATTTATACAGTGTGGTAGGTTCCGAAGCCATTCCCTCCTGGCCCCTGGAAGCCCTAAAAGCCCAAGCTGTAGCCGCCCGCACCTACGCCATCTATCAAACTAGCAAGGACAGTAACCGTTACTACGACCTGGACACCACCACGGCCACCCAGGTTTATAAGGGGATGAATAACGAATATGTCAGCACGGTGGAAGCAGTAGAAGCCACGGCGGGCCAGGTAATGACCTACAACGGCAAGGTGATTTTGGCTGCGTTCCATGCCGCCTCTGGGGGCCATACGGAAAATGTTGAAGACGTATGGATGTCGCCCCTGCCCTATCTACGGGGAGTGGTGGATTATGACCAAAGTTCGCCGGTGTTTAGCTGGAACCAAACCTTCAGTAACCGTGATTTGAGCCGACACATTGGGGGCATTGGCACTGTTACCGGTTTAACCCCTCTCAAAGTTACTCCCAGGGGTCGCATTGCTTCCATTCAAGTCAATGGCACCGGGGGGCGCAAAACTTTAACTGGCAATGCCATTCGTCAGGCATTAAAACTCCGGAGCACTCTGTTCACTGTGTCGAGAAATGGCGATAATTTCACCATTACAGGCCGTGGTTCTGGCCATGGCATTGGCCTAAGTCAGTGGGGAGCCTACGGTCTAGCCCAAAAAGGTACCCCCTACCAACAAATTTTGTCCCATTATTACCAGTCCGCCAGCCTCACCCAGTTAAATCGTTAG
- a CDS encoding DEAD/DEAH box helicase, translating to MNDKQKASGICESLYLLGEAKLSLKEKFYEISKLFYQFIKAFTEPENIVFRNFYAKFRYCISKINLDEEDVSNFEAFRKFIRRGFSEKVNQVAIEQGILLLQKLCLQATENSELLGFTFDNSKYNNQYFTKLFQARRSPSTKYLKLLYTGHHRSQSKRAFHLYGFDLENLQTNIVIECDWFNAPHLFYLIDILKEDTLIACHNLVPVAENKYQAKSESLIVIEPDFLVDASAISECFGNKNTSSDIFWLTKLVGELAGAAAFKGTIVGYCLDELVRNKQINIAQIFTDYKKSDALRSAYLGEQEMTNIQTSIVQEHLPNISQLVQRLQAENLRIWIEPTFFSQHYGLQGRLDLLTIDSNGSKDIIELKSGGAPYPGREWKNHKMQVVAYNMMLESTYGNYVGNKEIFYSKSDQPRRNIVSESQEKNELIKIRNEIVSKIYQLAAGNFISLDKLKSDGAGELPEYNQRRLKRFQQNYQPEKLTTNYYQQLLSFILRELINNKISDHQQSELEDKHQTSTGFASLWLDNFNVKQNNYRLIYDLKLIKVDKEKSYLSLALTQTDVPHSFRSGDIVIIHPKINGVYEPLKQHIFKGSIKGINQNQIIVSLFNKQNDYSFIEQYNFWALEPDIFERNYWSSIVCLLEVLSCSMEKKQLLLGHLEPQKALIDYQVNIYLSNDQNQIICQALEAKHYYLLQGPPGTGKTSIFLVNYVQNLLKLNKKNIFILAFTNKAVEQICKALKSPRYGELIDYLRLGNKTVVDESLLAEKLTGDNADLWRKYLQENQVFVTTVSTFKDKYLLLREFVGEFDQLIIDEASQLTEADLAGIVVLFNKFVLIGDQKQLPAVITQNEEECRVEVEPFRRYAINISDLRISLFERLINNAKNKGWNHCYGQLTEHYRMHRDIASLIAHHYDRPLVEQTQEQRKIESSYENNDNDLLSKLSKSRTIFIETPSETSIQRKNTNEAIIAATIVKTYWENKLLPMAEIGIIAPFRAQVAEINQQLEKIFAGADFSRDSIVVDTVERFQGDERELIIFSTTISWSKQVKNIQSIADGDRQGTDRKLLVSISRAKSKLVILGNSSQLQFAPAYRELIKHIEQSNGLIDLEIGQKIVNSHGGEF from the coding sequence ATGAACGATAAGCAAAAAGCTTCAGGAATATGCGAAAGTTTATACTTACTTGGTGAAGCTAAGCTGAGCTTAAAGGAAAAATTTTATGAAATCTCTAAGCTTTTTTATCAGTTCATCAAAGCTTTTACTGAACCTGAAAATATAGTTTTCAGAAATTTTTATGCAAAATTTAGGTATTGTATTAGCAAAATAAATCTAGACGAAGAAGATGTAAGCAATTTTGAAGCTTTCCGGAAATTTATCCGCAGGGGATTTTCTGAAAAAGTCAACCAAGTTGCCATTGAGCAAGGAATCTTGTTGCTCCAAAAATTATGCCTGCAAGCAACTGAAAATTCCGAACTACTGGGATTCACTTTTGACAATAGTAAATATAACAATCAATATTTTACCAAGCTTTTTCAAGCAAGGCGATCGCCGTCTACCAAGTACCTGAAGCTTTTATACACAGGGCACCACAGAAGTCAATCAAAGCGGGCATTTCATCTCTACGGTTTTGATTTAGAAAACCTACAAACAAACATTGTCATAGAGTGTGATTGGTTTAATGCTCCCCATTTATTTTATTTGATTGACATATTGAAGGAAGATACATTAATCGCTTGCCATAATTTGGTGCCAGTAGCTGAAAATAAATATCAGGCCAAATCAGAATCATTAATCGTTATTGAGCCGGACTTTCTGGTAGATGCCAGCGCCATCAGTGAGTGTTTTGGCAACAAAAATACGAGCAGTGATATTTTTTGGCTAACCAAACTAGTAGGAGAATTAGCTGGTGCTGCAGCTTTTAAAGGAACCATTGTAGGTTACTGCCTAGATGAGCTAGTCAGAAATAAGCAAATTAATATTGCTCAAATTTTTACAGATTACAAAAAGTCAGATGCTCTGAGATCTGCTTATCTTGGCGAACAGGAGATGACAAATATTCAAACGTCGATTGTTCAAGAACATCTACCTAACATCAGTCAATTAGTGCAGAGATTACAGGCAGAAAACTTAAGAATTTGGATTGAACCTACATTTTTTTCACAACATTATGGTCTACAAGGAAGACTAGATTTATTAACTATCGACTCAAACGGATCTAAGGATATTATTGAGCTAAAAAGTGGTGGCGCTCCCTATCCAGGTAGAGAATGGAAAAATCATAAAATGCAGGTGGTGGCATATAACATGATGCTGGAAAGTACCTACGGAAATTATGTGGGTAACAAGGAGATATTTTACTCAAAATCAGATCAGCCCCGCAGAAATATTGTTAGCGAATCTCAAGAAAAAAATGAGTTGATTAAAATCAGAAATGAAATTGTTAGCAAAATTTACCAATTAGCTGCGGGCAACTTTATTAGCTTAGATAAACTTAAATCTGATGGTGCTGGAGAGTTACCAGAATATAATCAACGACGATTAAAGCGTTTTCAACAAAACTACCAGCCAGAAAAGTTGACGACAAACTATTATCAACAGCTACTCTCGTTCATTCTACGGGAATTAATTAACAATAAAATATCAGATCATCAGCAATCTGAGTTGGAAGATAAGCATCAAACATCGACAGGGTTTGCTAGTTTGTGGCTAGATAATTTTAATGTTAAACAAAATAATTATCGCTTAATTTATGATCTTAAACTAATCAAGGTTGACAAAGAGAAAAGTTATCTTTCATTAGCATTGACTCAGACTGATGTGCCCCATTCATTCCGTTCTGGTGACATAGTAATTATTCATCCCAAAATAAATGGTGTATATGAACCGTTAAAACAACATATTTTTAAAGGTTCGATCAAGGGAATTAATCAGAATCAAATAATAGTTTCTTTATTTAACAAGCAAAATGACTATTCATTTATCGAGCAATATAATTTTTGGGCCTTAGAGCCGGATATTTTCGAGCGCAACTACTGGAGTAGTATTGTCTGTTTGTTGGAAGTATTGTCTTGTTCCATGGAGAAAAAACAATTACTTTTAGGGCATTTGGAGCCACAAAAAGCGTTAATAGATTATCAGGTAAATATTTACCTGAGCAATGATCAAAATCAAATTATTTGCCAGGCTCTCGAGGCTAAGCATTATTATTTACTACAAGGACCACCAGGTACGGGGAAGACTAGTATATTTTTGGTTAATTACGTACAAAATTTACTTAAATTAAACAAGAAAAATATTTTTATCCTGGCTTTTACGAATAAGGCAGTGGAACAGATTTGTAAAGCCCTTAAATCCCCACGCTATGGAGAGCTAATAGATTACCTACGTTTAGGTAACAAAACTGTAGTTGATGAAAGTTTGCTGGCCGAAAAATTAACTGGAGATAATGCGGATCTTTGGCGGAAGTATTTACAAGAAAATCAAGTATTTGTCACAACTGTTTCCACGTTTAAAGATAAATATTTATTACTCAGGGAGTTTGTTGGTGAATTTGATCAGCTAATCATTGATGAAGCTTCCCAATTAACGGAGGCTGATCTAGCCGGAATAGTGGTCTTATTCAACAAATTTGTCTTGATTGGTGATCAAAAGCAACTGCCAGCAGTAATTACTCAAAATGAAGAGGAATGTCGAGTTGAAGTTGAGCCATTTCGACGCTATGCCATTAACATTAGCGATTTGAGAATATCTTTGTTTGAAAGATTAATTAATAATGCCAAAAATAAGGGATGGAATCATTGTTACGGACAACTAACTGAGCATTATCGTATGCATAGAGATATTGCTTCATTGATAGCCCATCATTACGATCGCCCTTTGGTGGAGCAAACACAGGAACAGCGAAAAATTGAGTCAAGTTACGAAAATAATGACAATGACTTGTTAAGTAAATTGAGTAAGAGTAGAACTATTTTTATTGAAACCCCATCGGAAACTAGTATTCAGCGCAAGAATACTAACGAAGCCATCATTGCGGCGACCATCGTCAAAACTTACTGGGAAAACAAACTGTTGCCAATGGCAGAAATTGGCATTATTGCTCCTTTTCGGGCTCAGGTAGCGGAAATTAATCAACAATTGGAAAAAATTTTTGCTGGCGCTGATTTTTCAAGGGATTCCATTGTGGTGGATACGGTGGAAAGATTCCAGGGGGATGAAAGAGAATTAATTATTTTTTCCACTACCATTTCTTGGTCTAAGCAGGTTAAAAATATTCAAAGCATCGCTGATGGCGATCGCCAGGGAACAGACCGGAAATTATTGGTCAGTATTTCCAGGGCAAAAAGTAAGCTAGTCATTTTAGGTAATTCATCCCAGTTGCAATTCGCTCCAGCCTATAGGGAATTGATTAAGCACATTGAACAGAGCAATGGATTAATTGATCTAGAAATAGGACAAAAAATAGTAAATTCCCATGGCGGGGAATTTTAG
- a CDS encoding BRCT domain-containing protein, with protein sequence MTPLELSYPLSGLVLALGSGIYVWNSRRALEKKLAQSQPSDQPPTLIAGSGTPAVKEVAPENDGESPEAVIHAKGKLRRLEKDLQSVQASLENALAERNQLTENYQAQEKMVAALQHQLAHYDDIQSEKFVGLQKLNQELLQENTNLSDRLKQAVNEVAETRPKLVQLNSLVTRNQQLSDQLSYVEQNQAKAIEQRLASQEKLWQQRHEQEQAQWNSQASQWEEQVRQLTAERDQVQQELQTARQQSQSAQTQAENLQAALDRLGQQEEQWQGERSQLTAKLNQLEEAQKELALANAELKVKLETTQAEGDRLKTEKKEQAAALQSAQGQVTQLQQELAALQENLAKAKGEPPSEVPEKTKAVATAPAQEAPVVSPSPPVTVEVKQESPKSVQAEKVEPEPEPTPVPPAAQATKAPASPAKKSTAKAVDEVLDQEEKQVKAVEKTEPPRENKTVAPVATSEDVAPTVETETITDPVATVPSNEEGAHPLAEKKVVILGTLNAMNREEAKTRLQNVGAECTGTPSGKTDYIVVGKAPGAKLKKAQKLGIAQLSEAQFLELLGD encoded by the coding sequence ATGACCCCATTGGAATTGAGCTACCCCTTAAGCGGATTGGTTTTGGCCTTAGGCAGCGGCATATATGTCTGGAATAGTCGTCGCGCCCTAGAAAAAAAACTGGCCCAATCCCAACCCTCCGATCAGCCTCCCACTTTAATCGCTGGCTCTGGAACTCCGGCGGTAAAAGAAGTTGCCCCCGAAAACGATGGGGAATCTCCAGAAGCTGTCATCCATGCCAAGGGAAAATTGCGTCGTTTAGAAAAAGATTTGCAATCCGTCCAGGCTTCCTTGGAAAATGCCTTGGCGGAAAGGAATCAGTTGACAGAAAATTACCAAGCCCAAGAAAAAATGGTAGCCGCTCTGCAACATCAGTTGGCCCACTATGACGACATCCAAAGCGAAAAATTTGTTGGTCTGCAAAAGCTCAATCAAGAATTGCTCCAGGAAAATACCAACTTGTCCGATCGCCTTAAGCAAGCGGTCAATGAAGTGGCGGAAACTCGGCCTAAACTGGTTCAGTTGAATTCTTTAGTGACTCGCAATCAACAGTTGAGTGACCAACTCAGCTATGTAGAACAAAATCAAGCTAAGGCGATCGAGCAACGTTTAGCATCCCAGGAAAAGCTCTGGCAACAAAGACATGAGCAAGAACAAGCTCAATGGAATAGTCAGGCGTCCCAATGGGAAGAGCAGGTACGACAACTGACTGCGGAACGGGATCAAGTTCAACAGGAATTACAGACCGCAAGGCAACAAAGTCAGTCAGCCCAGACCCAAGCAGAAAATCTACAGGCCGCCCTCGATCGCCTAGGCCAACAGGAAGAACAATGGCAAGGGGAACGAAGCCAACTCACGGCTAAGCTCAATCAACTAGAGGAAGCGCAAAAAGAACTAGCCCTGGCCAATGCCGAATTAAAAGTCAAACTGGAAACTACCCAGGCCGAAGGCGATCGCCTTAAAACTGAGAAAAAAGAACAGGCCGCTGCCCTGCAATCTGCCCAGGGGCAAGTAACCCAACTTCAACAAGAATTGGCGGCCCTACAGGAAAACTTAGCTAAGGCTAAAGGCGAGCCTCCTTCTGAGGTGCCGGAAAAAACTAAAGCAGTTGCAACTGCACCAGCCCAGGAAGCACCTGTGGTATCCCCTTCTCCTCCGGTAACCGTTGAGGTTAAACAAGAATCGCCCAAATCAGTTCAAGCGGAAAAGGTTGAACCAGAACCGGAACCGACTCCAGTCCCACCAGCAGCCCAAGCAACCAAAGCTCCTGCGTCTCCAGCGAAAAAATCCACTGCTAAAGCTGTTGACGAGGTTTTGGACCAAGAGGAAAAGCAAGTTAAAGCGGTGGAAAAAACTGAGCCGCCGAGGGAAAATAAAACAGTTGCCCCAGTTGCTACCAGCGAAGATGTTGCCCCTACGGTGGAAACAGAAACCATCACCGATCCAGTAGCCACTGTCCCCAGTAATGAGGAAGGTGCCCATCCCCTAGCTGAGAAAAAAGTTGTCATTCTCGGTACCCTCAACGCCATGAACCGAGAGGAAGCTAAAACCAGACTCCAAAATGTGGGGGCTGAATGCACTGGCACTCCCAGCGGTAAAACCGATTACATTGTGGTGGGCAAAGCTCCGGGGGCAAAGCTGAAAAAAGCCCAGAAGCTCGGCATCGCGCAGTTATCAGAAGCCCAATTCCTTGAATTATTGGGAGACTAA
- a CDS encoding SLBB domain-containing protein has translation MNPSQSFPSKLGGAVLVTTMACLGLWTQEAFAQIGSPSPSLLPQTSPQNAPSILPPESEYTLGPGDRLRVDVLQVEGLSGEYQVLVDGTVGFPLIGTVRVAGLTIPELNQILVSQYAKYIRRPLVTAILTVPRPLSITLSGEVNSPGAYALAIEGGQKFPTLTQVIQQAGGLTPVSDISRVQLRRQKGNQQENYSINLWELLQKGNSRQNVTLRDGDIVVIPSKTATDPREVRQLADANFGIRFEQEINVAVIGEIFRPGSYKISPAIRASSITEVSGDNSSTAATSSRANVENTQPVRLTQAIQEAGGIKSQADIRNVEVRRENRDGNFELIVVNLWELLDEGNLDKDVILQNGDVITVPQAKEVSPDEFEAIATANFSPRSITVNVVGEVRRGGAIQLQPNSTLNQAILAAGSFDPIRADKASVDLIRLNPDGTVTRLNIAPDFSLNISSDKNPTLRNNDVVLVNTSGLTQATDTLRELFSPIGALLGGGALSIIDRLN, from the coding sequence ATGAATCCTAGTCAATCCTTCCCTTCTAAACTCGGTGGTGCAGTGCTGGTAACCACCATGGCCTGTTTAGGTCTGTGGACACAGGAAGCATTTGCTCAAATTGGTAGTCCTTCCCCTAGTCTATTACCGCAGACCAGTCCCCAAAACGCTCCCTCTATCCTGCCTCCAGAGAGTGAATACACCCTCGGCCCCGGCGATCGCCTCCGGGTCGATGTGCTGCAGGTGGAAGGGTTATCGGGAGAATATCAAGTTTTAGTGGACGGCACAGTGGGTTTTCCCCTCATTGGCACTGTCAGAGTTGCCGGCCTAACCATCCCAGAACTAAACCAAATTTTAGTTAGCCAGTACGCAAAATATATTCGCCGTCCCTTGGTCACTGCCATTCTGACTGTCCCTCGCCCCCTAAGCATCACCCTTTCCGGTGAGGTCAATTCCCCCGGCGCCTACGCCCTGGCGATCGAAGGCGGGCAGAAATTTCCTACCCTCACCCAAGTAATTCAACAGGCTGGCGGTCTCACCCCAGTATCAGACATCAGTCGGGTGCAGCTGCGGCGGCAAAAGGGTAATCAACAAGAAAACTACAGCATCAACCTGTGGGAACTGCTACAGAAAGGAAATTCCCGTCAAAACGTCACCCTAAGAGATGGTGATATTGTGGTTATCCCAAGCAAAACTGCCACAGATCCGAGGGAAGTGCGACAATTAGCCGACGCAAATTTTGGTATTCGTTTTGAGCAAGAAATTAACGTGGCGGTGATTGGGGAAATTTTTCGCCCTGGTTCTTACAAAATTTCCCCTGCCATTAGAGCCTCTAGTATCACCGAAGTGAGTGGTGACAACAGCAGCACAGCCGCAACTAGCAGTCGTGCCAACGTAGAAAATACCCAGCCGGTGCGCCTGACCCAAGCAATCCAAGAAGCCGGTGGTATTAAATCCCAAGCAGATATTCGCAATGTGGAAGTGCGGCGAGAAAATCGGGACGGGAACTTTGAGTTGATTGTGGTCAATCTTTGGGAACTCTTAGACGAAGGCAACCTAGATAAAGACGTTATCCTCCAAAACGGCGACGTCATTACAGTTCCCCAGGCTAAAGAAGTGTCACCAGATGAATTTGAGGCCATTGCCACTGCCAATTTTTCACCCCGCTCCATCACTGTTAACGTTGTGGGGGAAGTGCGACGAGGTGGTGCTATCCAGCTACAGCCTAATTCCACCTTAAACCAAGCAATTTTGGCCGCCGGTTCCTTTGACCCGATTCGGGCGGATAAAGCCAGCGTTGATCTAATTCGTTTAAATCCCGATGGCACAGTTACGAGACTTAATATCGCCCCTGACTTTAGTCTTAACATTAGTTCTGACAAAAATCCAACTTTAAGAAACAATGATGTAGTCTTAGTTAACACCAGTGGTTTAACTCAAGCTACCGATACCCTCAGGGAATTATTTAGTCCAATTGGAGCACTCTTAGGAGGAGGGGCTTTGTCTATCATCGACCGCCTTAATTAA
- a CDS encoding DUF1350 family protein: protein MEWREISGSWVLVPPQPIAVVHFLGGAFVGTAPNVAYRWLLTELGKAGYVVVATPFVNTFDHQAIARSVLNRFEIILERLQKQGEITTGLLPVYGLGHSLGCKLHLLIGSLYEVERAGNILVAFNNYPVKQAIPFGEQLAQLQLDKFLTGVQKQLRQLNLQVDLNFEFTPSPEETNLLIAENYRVRRNLLIKFSNDDIDQTLGLRPILNQQTADLVAYCPLPGNHLTPLGQDIQWETGQEFSPLDAVGQWLKNSLSQDLRRLQKEILRWLEPTRFYSGFDNL from the coding sequence ATGGAATGGCGTGAAATTTCTGGCAGTTGGGTTCTAGTGCCGCCCCAACCGATCGCCGTGGTGCATTTTCTCGGGGGAGCTTTTGTCGGTACGGCCCCCAATGTGGCCTATCGTTGGTTACTAACGGAATTAGGTAAAGCTGGTTATGTGGTGGTGGCCACCCCCTTCGTCAACACCTTCGACCACCAGGCGATCGCCCGTAGTGTGCTGAATCGCTTTGAAATTATTCTGGAAAGATTGCAAAAACAAGGGGAAATTACCACTGGTTTACTGCCGGTATACGGCTTAGGCCATAGCTTGGGTTGTAAACTACATCTACTCATTGGCAGTTTGTACGAGGTGGAGCGGGCCGGCAATATCCTCGTTGCGTTTAATAACTATCCCGTTAAACAGGCTATTCCCTTTGGGGAACAATTAGCCCAACTGCAACTGGATAAATTCCTCACAGGGGTGCAAAAACAATTAAGACAGCTCAATCTCCAGGTGGATTTAAATTTTGAATTTACTCCATCCCCGGAGGAAACCAACCTTTTAATCGCCGAAAATTATCGAGTGCGGCGTAATTTATTAATTAAATTTTCCAACGATGATATTGACCAAACCCTGGGCTTAAGGCCAATTTTAAATCAACAAACCGCTGACCTAGTGGCCTACTGTCCCCTACCTGGCAATCATTTGACTCCTTTGGGGCAAGACATTCAATGGGAAACCGGCCAGGAATTTTCCCCCTTAGACGCAGTGGGGCAATGGTTGAAAAATTCCCTTTCCCAGGATTTGAGGCGACTGCAAAAGGAAATTCTCCGTTGGCTAGAACCGACTCGTTTCTATAGCGGTTTTGATAATCTATAA
- a CDS encoding TIGR02450 family Trp-rich protein, whose product MARKQKFPHLLGSKWTAQQKTWGWRHFQVVNRRQEGQWVFAEMVASCDPKVRFWLNAQQLKDDLLWRSGWQPLQAMERDEEDQIALK is encoded by the coding sequence ATGGCCCGCAAGCAAAAATTTCCCCATCTCCTCGGTTCCAAATGGACAGCCCAACAAAAAACCTGGGGTTGGCGACACTTCCAAGTGGTCAATCGACGGCAGGAGGGTCAGTGGGTTTTTGCGGAAATGGTGGCCAGTTGCGATCCGAAAGTGCGGTTTTGGCTCAATGCCCAACAACTTAAAGATGATCTGCTCTGGCGCTCGGGCTGGCAACCCCTCCAGGCCATGGAAAGGGATGAGGAAGATCAGATAGCGCTAAAATAA
- a CDS encoding alpha/beta hydrolase, whose amino-acid sequence MALHFSAIAYPDPAVTPTDSSYLLVMLHGWGADARDLSDLAPMLDLPNYQWRFVNAPFTHPQIPQGRAWYDLESQNFEGLAQARQGLRAYLLGLAEETGIPLARTILGGFSQGGAMALDVGLTLPLAKIFSLSGYLHFQPESQPQAIAPILLIHGTEDPVVPLRMAQQAKAELESIGASVEYQEFPMGHAIPPMALARLKSFLS is encoded by the coding sequence ATGGCTCTACATTTTTCGGCGATCGCCTACCCAGACCCAGCAGTTACACCAACGGATTCTAGTTATTTACTCGTGATGCTCCATGGTTGGGGGGCTGATGCTCGGGATTTGTCAGACCTGGCTCCCATGTTGGACTTACCTAATTATCAGTGGCGCTTTGTTAATGCCCCCTTTACCCATCCCCAAATTCCCCAGGGCCGGGCTTGGTATGACCTCGAAAGTCAAAATTTTGAAGGTTTGGCCCAAGCAAGACAGGGTTTACGAGCCTATTTATTGGGTTTAGCAGAGGAAACGGGCATTCCCCTGGCCAGAACTATACTGGGAGGCTTTTCCCAGGGGGGAGCCATGGCTCTGGATGTGGGCTTAACATTGCCCCTGGCTAAAATTTTTTCCCTGAGCGGCTATCTCCATTTCCAGCCGGAATCCCAACCCCAGGCGATCGCCCCTATCTTGTTAATCCATGGCACCGAAGATCCGGTAGTACCACTGCGGATGGCTCAACAGGCCAAGGCTGAACTGGAAAGCATTGGGGCCTCAGTGGAATATCAAGAATTTCCCATGGGTCATGCCATTCCTCCCATGGCGTTGGCTCGGTTAAAGTCTTTTTTGAGTTGA
- the cofG gene encoding 7,8-didemethyl-8-hydroxy-5-deazariboflavin synthase subunit CofG encodes MLSITYSPAYTLVPTYECFNRCSYCNFRQEPRKDQWLTESVAKQRLESLAGRGIREILILAGEVHPQSSRRKAWFELIYNLGKIALDLGFYPHTNAGPLSRSEIARLKEVNFSLGLMLEQVSPRLLTTVHRQAPSKEPQLRLEQLRLAGELGIPFTTGLLLGIGETDQEVEESLMAIANVQQEYGHIQEVILQPHSPGQKQTDNISAYSPQKLVQVITLARAILPAEITLQIPPNLVPNFSDLLACLAAGVRDLGGIVPIDEVNPDYHHQSVNQLSQLLEENGYLLQPRFPVYPTYFSWLNCDLQQRLSVFIN; translated from the coding sequence GTGTTGTCTATCACTTACAGTCCCGCCTATACTCTGGTTCCCACCTACGAGTGTTTTAACCGTTGTAGTTACTGCAATTTCCGGCAGGAGCCAAGAAAAGACCAATGGTTAACCGAAAGCGTTGCTAAACAGCGACTGGAAAGTTTGGCAGGGCGGGGGATAAGGGAAATTTTAATTCTGGCGGGGGAAGTGCATCCCCAATCTTCCCGCCGAAAAGCTTGGTTTGAACTTATTTATAACCTAGGCAAAATCGCCCTAGATTTGGGATTTTATCCCCACACCAATGCGGGGCCTTTAAGTCGATCAGAAATAGCTCGTTTAAAGGAAGTGAATTTTTCCCTGGGGTTGATGCTGGAACAGGTTTCTCCCCGACTATTAACCACAGTGCATCGTCAAGCCCCCAGTAAAGAACCCCAGCTCAGGTTAGAACAATTACGATTAGCAGGGGAATTGGGTATTCCTTTCACCACTGGCTTATTACTGGGCATTGGGGAAACTGACCAGGAAGTGGAAGAGAGTTTAATGGCGATCGCCAATGTTCAACAAGAATACGGCCACATTCAAGAGGTGATTTTGCAACCCCATAGCCCTGGGCAAAAACAAACAGATAATATTTCCGCCTACAGCCCACAAAAATTGGTGCAAGTTATTACCTTAGCAAGGGCAATATTACCCGCAGAAATTACCCTACAAATACCGCCTAATTTAGTGCCAAATTTCAGTGATCTACTAGCTTGTTTAGCTGCTGGAGTTAGGGATTTAGGTGGCATTGTACCCATTGATGAAGTTAACCCTGATTATCATCACCAATCGGTGAATCAACTAAGTCAATTGCTAGAAGAAAATGGCTATTTATTGCAACCAAGGTTTCCAGTTTATCCCACTTATTTTTCCTGGCTCAATTGTGATTTACAGCAACGGCTATCAGTTTTTATCAACTAA
- a CDS encoding ferredoxin: MENPVPITPSETIVDSCQRLGLGRIQRHLFLCCDQTKPKCCSKEDSLATWDYLKKRLPELGLDCTQSSRDGNIFRTKANCLRVCQQGPILLVYPEGIWYRNVTPTVMEKILQEHILQNRPVEEYRFFTHPLSHL; encoded by the coding sequence ATGGAAAACCCTGTCCCCATAACTCCCTCAGAAACCATTGTCGATAGTTGCCAACGTTTAGGCCTTGGGCGCATTCAACGGCATCTGTTTCTCTGTTGTGACCAAACAAAACCGAAATGCTGTAGCAAAGAAGATAGCCTCGCCACCTGGGATTATCTGAAAAAGCGTTTGCCGGAGTTGGGGCTGGATTGCACTCAGTCCAGTCGTGATGGGAACATTTTCCGCACTAAGGCTAATTGTTTGCGGGTTTGCCAGCAGGGGCCAATTTTACTGGTATATCCAGAGGGCATTTGGTACCGGAACGTGACCCCCACAGTAATGGAAAAAATTCTCCAAGAGCATATTTTGCAAAACCGTCCGGTGGAGGAGTATCGCTTTTTTACCCACCCTCTTTCGCATTTATAG